One segment of Acropora muricata isolate sample 2 chromosome 8, ASM3666990v1, whole genome shotgun sequence DNA contains the following:
- the LOC136925633 gene encoding uncharacterized protein: MVSTKHCCHGECRTDSRYREYWPKSLVELEESGKKVFIPFPKPSQDIEKCRRWIVACSREFFTEKNVSRNTYICALHWPGEKGPTDEHPDPLKANLTPAQLSQARVPKRKAPKSRSEPVTKKVSPVENDCGEESNDFRPIDDADQSLMEATFTNSSTSAEETDNRQSHVVPKEYKNPATGNMVLDQSSQTVFCKYTLSAKVDTMILRNEVAISKPQAPKVVSNLSYENIVKDSTLMKHFVGLTSAQFEVLHNFLDSVSPLNSINFWNCKDSPDLEKAASGRNCDLSTKDQLFICLLRLRRGFGIKTLAALLSTPEKKICETQVRRIFTTYIQLMYKTFRDMQNYLFPQRSQLKKFLPKVFKAIKNIRCVVDCTEFPVECSRNFARQGNTFSSYKHTNTFKCLIAVTPNGGACFVSDLFEGDIDDIQIFRDCGIMKYLEPYDVVLADRGFTVRELLNPLQVELRIPSFLKGRGSLSAAEELETRRIAKARIHVERFNERLKQFRIIGRKIPLTLAPLATQMVVVAASLVNFQNTLCK; this comes from the coding sequence ATGGTTAGTACAAAGCATTGCTGCCATGGTGAGTGCAGAACTGACTCAAGGTATCGTGAAtattggccaaaatcgctcGTTGAGTTGGAGGAATCGGGGAAGAAAGTCTTCATTCCATTTCCCAAACCATCACAAGATATTGAAAAGTGCAGGAGATGGATAGTGGCTTGCTCGCGTGAATTCTTCACGGAAAAGAATGTTTCGAGGAATACGTACATCTGTGCTCTTCACTGGCCAGGAGAAAAAGGCCCCACTGATGAACATCCCGATCCTCTAAAGGCAAATCTTACGCCAGCGCAACTGAGTCAGGCTCGTGTACCTAAAAGGAAGGCACCGAAATCGCGATCAGAACCTGTGACAAAGAAAGTCTCGCCAGTTGAGAATGACTGTGGAGAAGAATCGAACGATTTTAGGCCGATCGACGATGCAGATCAATCTTTAATGGAAGCAACTTTTACTAATAGTTCAACTAGTGCTGAAGAAACCGATAATCGCCAGAGTCATGTCGTTCCTAAAGAATacaagaaccctgcaactggaaaTATGGTCCTGGATCAAAGTTCGCAGACAGTATTTTGCAAGTATACGCTTTCTGCAAAGGTGGACACGATGATTTTAAGAAACGAAGTTGCCATTTCTAAACCTCAGGCTCCCAAGGTCGTAAGTAATCTGTCATATGAAAACATTGTAAAAGATTCGACTCTAATGAAACATTTCGTtggcctgacatctgcccagtTTGAAGTGCTGCATAACTTTCTTGACAGTGTTTCCCCTTTGAATTCCATCAATTTTTGGAACTGTAAGGATTCACCTGATTTGGAAAAGGCCGCTTCGGGCAGAAATTGCGATTTGTCAACAAAAGATCAACTGTTCATTTGTTTGCTGAGACTGAGAAGGGGGTTTGGTATCAAGACCTTGGCAGCCCTGCTCAGCACTCCAGAAAAAAAGATATGCGAAACACAGGTGCGGAGAATCTTTACTACATACATTCAGCTAATGTATAAAACTTTTCGAGACatgcaaaattatttgtttccgCAGAGATCCCAACTTAAGAAGTTTCTTCCAAAAGTTTTTAAAGCCATTAAGAACATAAGGTGTGTTGTGGACTGTACAGAGTTTCCCGTTGAATGTTCCAGGAACTTTGCAAGACAGGGAAACACCTTCTCCTCATACAAACACACAAACACATTTAAGTGCCTCATTGCTGTGACCCCAAATGGTGGTGCCTGCTTCGTCTCAGATTTATTCGAGGGGGATATTGATGATATCCAGATCtttagagattgtggtatcatgAAGTACCTGGAACCTTATGACGTGGTGCTGGCTGACCGTGGTTTCACAGTAAGGGAGCTTTTAAATCCTCTTCAAGTGGAACTGAGAATCCCTTCATTTTTGAAAGGCAGAGGCAGCCTTTCTGCTGCAGAGGAACTAGAAACCCGTCGTATTGCTAAAGCTCGGATTCATGTGGAGCGGTTTAATGAACGCCTTAAGCAGTTTAGAATTATTGGAAGGAAAATTCCCCTCACTTTGGCACCCCTTGCAACACAGATGGTAGTTGTGGCTGCAAGTCTTGTAAACTTTCAGAACACTCTTTGTAAGtaa
- the LOC136926501 gene encoding uncharacterized protein, translating to MFHQVHINEEHHDPLRFLWWDKGDSTKEPYEYRMTVHMFGATLSPGCANLALRTAADDGKDDLGVEAASFIKENFYVDDGLKSVPTVPEAIKLINNGTEMCMRGGFRLHKFTSSSKEVVESIPEALLAKDIKDIDLNCDLLPPEHVLGVEWNIENHAFKFHITLKDKPLTRRGILSTVSSVYDPLGFAAPFLLQGKRILQLLCKENLGWDDAIPDELRMQWETWRNELPLLEMIEAPRCFKLKGMKNLKKIELHHFSDACTKGYGQCSYLRFVDKSDKVSCSLVMGKACVTPLKPISIPRLELTAAVVSVKVSNMLSQELKYRQLEELFWTDSKVVQAYIHSEARRFHTFVANRVQQIRERTVPEQWHYVDRTNNPADDASRGLSPKDLLHSSRWLQGPSFLWEHRGNWNDFGKGEAKPLQLDDKEVKKTSSLVTGVSNKEQFAALLQRLEYFSSWFRAKCAVAVCLRYRRILLDQVCGKQMTTGGVKTTCAARKYNSVSVGELHAAAQEIIRHVQNEAFKEEISKLKNPITKGKAKGSSPLSHLDPFLDPNTVFTRV from the coding sequence ATGTTCCACCAGGTCCACATCAATGAGGAACATCACGACCCTCTCCGCTTTCTCTGGTGGGACAAAGGAGACTCCACTAAGGAACCCTATGAATATCGAATGACTGTACACATGTTTGGTGCTACTTTGTCCCCTGGATGTGCAAATCTAGCACTACGAACTGCCGCTGATGATGGCAAAGACGACCTGGGAGTTGAAGCAGCCTCTTTCATTAAGGAAAATTTTTATGTTGACGATGGGTTGAAGTCAGTCCCAACTGTACCAGAAGCTATCAAACTGATCAATAACGGGACTGAGATGTGCATGAGAGGGGGCTTCAGACTTCACAAATTCACGTCGAGCAGCAAAGAGGTCGTCGAGTCCATACCCGAAGCGTTACTTGCAAAAGACATCAAAGACATTGACTTGAACTGCGACCTGCTTCCTCCTGAGCACGTACTTGGTGTGGAATGGAACATTGAGAACCATGCTTTCAAGTTCCACATCACCCTAAAAGACAAACCACTGACGAGGCGTGGCATCCTTTCGACAGTTAGCTCAGTCTATGACCCGCTTGGCTTTGCTGCCCCCTTTCTGCTTCAAGGAAAAAGAATATTGCAGCTGCTATGCAAGGAAAACTTAGGCTGGGACGATGCTATACCTGATGAACTACGAATGCAGTGGGAGACTTGGAGAAATGAACTTCCTCTATTAGAGATGATAGAAGCTCCAAGATGCTTTAAGCTAAAGGGAATGAAGAACCTCAAGAAGATCGAGCTACATCACTTCTCGGATGCTTGCACCAAGGGATATGGTCAGTGTTCTTACCTCCGTTTCGTAGACAAGAGTGACAAAGTAAGCTGCTCACTGGTGATGGGGAAAGCTTGTGTGACTCCTTTAAAGCCGATCAGTATACCGCGCCTTGAGCTAACAGCTGCTGTGGTGTCCGTCAAAGTTAGCAACATGCTAAGCCAAGAACTTAAGTACCGCCAATTAGAGGAACTGTTCTGGACCGATAGCAAAGTGGTCCAGGCATACATCCATAGTGAAGCACGTCGCTTCCATACGTTCGTTGCAAACCGAGTGCAGCAAATTAGGGAGCGGACCGTACCAGAACAGTGGCATTACGTTGACAGAACAAACAACCCCGCTGATGATGCCTCTCGTGGTCTAAGTCCTAAAGACCTCCTTCACTCTTCACGATGGTTACAAGGACCTTCCTTTCTGTGGGAACACCGTGGTAACTGGAATGACTTTGGTAAAGGTGAAGCCAAACCCCTTCAGCTAGACGACAAAGAAGTGAAGAAAACATCATCCTTAGTCACGGGTGTTTCGAACAAGGAACAATTTGCGGCCTTGCTTCAACGCCTGGAATACTTTTCAAGCTGGTTTAGGGCGAAGTGCGCTGTAGCAGTGTGTTTGCGGTATCGAAGAATTCTACTGGATCAAGTTTGTGGAAAGCAGATGACTACAGGAGGCGTTAAAACAACATGTGCAGCACGCAAGTATAACTCAGTAAGTGTGGGAGAGTTACATGCAGCAGCGCAAGAAATAATCAGACACGTACAAAATGAAGCCTTTAAGGAAGAAATAAGTAAACTGAAGAACCCGATCACAAAAGGAAAAGCAAAGGGATCGAGCCCACTCTCTCACCTAGATCCATTCCTAGATccgaataccgtatttactcgtgtataa
- the LOC136926502 gene encoding uncharacterized protein, which produces MVSRPIHQCVTCRRLRAKVQQQKMADLPADRLTPTPPFTYCEVDYFGPWYVKEGHKELKRYGVLFTCLVTRAIHLEVANSLETDSYINTLRYFICTRGPVHQMRSNNGSNFIGARRELKEALAEMDQDQVKTEMLKENCDWLEVKFIVPSASHMGGIWERQIRSVRSVLSALLERNGKQMNDEALRTFMCKAEAVVNSRTLTAEGIA; this is translated from the coding sequence ATGGTCTCCAGGCCGATCCACCAATGTGTCACGTGTAGGAGACTCAGAGCAAAGGTACAACAGCAGAAAATGGCGGATCTTCCAGCAGACAGGCTAACACCCACACCTCCTTTCACCTATTGTGAGGTGGACTATTTTGGACCTTGGTACGTGAAAGAAGGACACAAAGAACTTAAACGGTATGGAGTCCTATTCACATGTCTAGTCACAAGAGCGATTCACCTAGAAGTAGCCAACTCCTTGGAAACGGACTCATATATTAATACTCTTCGCTACTTTATATGCACACGTGGTCCCGTGCACCAGATGCGTAGCAACAATGGCTCAAACTTTATTGGAGCAAGAAGAGAATTAAAGGAAGCGCTGGCCGAAATGGATCAAGATCAAGTGAAAACAGAGATGCTGAAAGAAAATTGCGACTGGTTAGAAGTCAAATTTATCGTCCCGTCTGCCAGCCATATGGGTGGAATCTGGGAGCGCCAGATTCGAAGCGTTAGGAGTGTGCTCTCGGCCCTGCTAGAAAGAAATGGTAAGCAAATGAATGATGAAGCTTTACGCACCTTCATGTGCAAAGCAGAGGCAGTGGTTAATAGCCGAACTCTAACAGCGGAAGGCATCGCATAA